A window of the Canis lupus baileyi chromosome 8, mCanLup2.hap1, whole genome shotgun sequence genome harbors these coding sequences:
- the ERN2 gene encoding serine/threonine-protein kinase/endoribonuclease IRE2 isoform X2, whose amino-acid sequence MVVQVQTLRPESLLLVSTLDGSLHALNKQTGDLKWTLKDDPIIQGPMYVTETAFLSDPADGSLYVLGTQKQQGLMKLPFTIPELVHASPCRSSDGVFYTGRKQDAWFVVDPESGKTQMTLTTEGPPTPRLYIGRTQFTVTMHDPRAPALRWNITYRRYSAAPMDSLPGKYMSHLTSCGMGLLLTVDPGSGAVLWTQDLGMPVMGIYAWHQDSLRQLPHLTLARDTLHFLALRWGHIRLPASGPQHTATVFSALDTQLLMTLYVGKDETGFYVSKALVHTGVALVPRRLTLAPMDGPTTEEVTLQVSGEREGSPSTAVKYPSGSVTLPSQWLLIGHHEPPPVLHTTMLRVHPTPRSETAENRLSESTQAPALFPELRSLSREKPWNLEPHPEEKTPDLYPGLGPQDLLAASLTAVLLGGWIIFLMRQQQQQLVEKQHPQQPLLAPADPPHISHNAQPLPSGATSQGQKSLPNSPEQAQAVEDPDAERLTVVGKISFNPKDVLGRGAGGTFVFRGQLEGRAVAVKRLLRECFGLVRREVQLLQESDRHPNVLRYFCTEREPQFHYIALELCQASLQEYVENPELERWGLEPVTALQQLMSGLSHLHSLHIVHRDLKPANVLIAGPDGPDGRGRVVLSDFGLCKKLPAGRCSFSLRSGIPGTEGWMAPELLQLLPSDSPTSAVDIFSAGCVFYYVLSGGNHPFGESLYRQANILAGTPSLTHLEEEAHDKVVARNLVEVMLSPLPQARPSAHQVLAHPFFWSRAKQLQFFQDVSDWLEKESEQGALVMALEAGGSTVVRCNWHKHISVPLQTDLRRFRTYKGTSVRDLLRAMRNKKHHYRELPTEVRQALGHIPDSFVQYFTTRFPRLLLHTYGAMRSCASESLFLPYYPPASRAKEPSPGAAGS is encoded by the exons ATGGTGGTTCAG GTCCAGACCCTCAGGCCAGAGAGCCTCCTGCTAGTGTCCACCCTGGATGGAAGTCTCCACGCACTGAACAAGCAGACAGGGGACTTGAAGTGGACGCTGAAGGATG ATCCCATCATCCAAGGGCCAATGTACGTCACCGA GACAGCCTTTCTCTCAGACCCAGCTGATGGCAGTCTGTACGTCTTGGGGACCCAGAAACAACAGGGATTAATG AAGCTACCATTTACCATCCCCGAGCTGGTTCACGCCTCCCCGTGTCGCAGCTCTGACGGCGTCTTCTACACGG GCCGGAAGCAGGATGCCTGGTTTGTGGTGGACCCAGAGTCAGGAAAGACACAGATGACACTGACCACAGAGGGTCCCCCTACCCCCCGCCTCTACATCGGCCGAACAC AGTTCACGGTCACTATGCACGACCCCAGGGCCCCGGCTCTTCGCTGGAACATCACCTACCGCCGCTACTCAGCAGCCCCCATGGACAGCTTGCCCGGGAAAT ATATGAGCCACCTGACATCCTGTGGGATGGGCCTGCTGCTCACCGTGGACCCAGGAAGTGGGGCAGTGCTGTGGACACAGGACTTGGGCATGCCGGTGATGGGAATCTACGCCTGGCACCAGGACAGCCTGCGCCAGCTACCCCATCTCACGCTGGCTCGGGACACCCTGCATTTCCTCGCCCTCCGCTGGGGCCACATCCGACTGCCTGCCTCAGGCCCCCAGCACACGGCTACTGTCTTCTCTGCCTTGGACACTCAACTTCT GATGACACTGTATGTGGGGAAAGATGAGACTGGCTTCTATGTTTCTAAAGCACTCGTTCACACAGGGGTGGCCTTAGTG CCTCGTAGACTGACCCTGGCCCCCATGGATGGCCCCACCACAGAAGAAGTGACACTCCAAGTCTCAGGAGAACGAGAGGGCTCACCTAGCACTGCTGTTAAATACCCCTCAGGCAGTGTGACCCTCCCTAGCCAGTGGCTGCTCATTG GACACCATGAGCCACCCCCAGTCCTGCACACCACCATGCTAAGAGTACATCCCACCCCAAGGAGTGAGACTGCTGAGAACAGACTCTCAGAGAGCACACAGGCCCCAGCCCTCTTCCCAGAG CTCCGGAGCCTGAGCCGTGAGAAACCTTGGAACCTGGAGCCGCATCCTGAAGAGAAAACCCCAGACTTGTATCCAGGGCTGGGACCTCAAGACCTGCTGGCAGCTAGCCTCACTGCTGTCCTTCTGGGAGGGTGGATCATCTTCCTAATGAGGCAG CAACAGCAGCAACTGGTGGAGAAGCAACACCCTCAGCAGCCCCTCCTGGCACCCGCAGATCCTCCTCACATCTCACACAATGCTCAGCCCCTGCCATCAGGGGCCACCTCACAGGGCCAGAAGAGCCTTCCAAATTCCCCAGAGCAAGCCCAGGCAGTTGAAGACCCAGACG CTGAGCGGCTCACCGTGGTGGGCAAGATTTCCTTCAACCCCAAGGACGTGCTGGGCCGCGGGGCAGGCGGGACGTTTGTCTTCCG GGGCCAGCTGGAGGGGCGGGCAGTGGCTGTCAAGCGGCTGCTCCGTGAATGCTTCGGCCTGGTCCGGAGGGAGGTCCAGCTGCTGCAGGAGTCAGACAGGCACCCCAATGTGCTCCGCTACTTTTGTACGGAGCGGGAACCCCAGTTCCACTACATCGCCCTGGAGCTCTGCCAAGCCTCTTTGCAGGAG TACGTGGAAAACCCAGAGCTGGAGCGCTGGGGCCTGGAGCCCGTGACGGCGCTGCAGCAGCTGATGTCCGGCCTGTCCCACCTGCATTCCCTCCACATAG TGCACCGGGACCTGAAGCCGGCCAACGTCCTCATCGCGGGGCCTGACGGGCCTGACGGCCGAGGCAGGGTGGTGCTCTCGGACTTCGGCCTCTGCAAGAAGCTGCCCGCTGGCCGCTGCAGCTTCAGCCTCCGCTCGGGCATCCCCGGCACGGAGGGCTGGATGGCCCCGGAGCTCCTACAGCTCCTGCCCTCCGACAGTCCC ACAAGCGCAGTGGACATCTTCTCTGCGGGCTGTGTGTTCTACTACGTGCTTTCTGGTGGCAACCACCCGTTTGGAGAGAGTCTTTATCGCCAGGCAAACATCCTTGCAGGGACTCCCAGTCTGACTCACCTGGAGGAAGAGGCCCATG ACAAGGTGGTCGCCAGGAACCTGGTTGAGGTCATGCTGAGCCCCCTGCCACAGGCCCGCCCCTCTGCTCACCAGGTGCTTGCCCACCCCTTCTTCTGGAGCAGAGCCAAGCAGCTCCAGTTCTTCCAG GATGTCAGCGACTGGCTGGAGAAGGAGTCCGAGCAAGGGGCCCTGGTGATGGCGCTGGAGGCAGGAGGCTCCACAGTGGTCCGGTGCAACTGGCACAAGCACATCTCTGTACCACTGCAGACAG ATCTGAGAAGGTTCCGGACGTATAAGGGAACGTCAGTGCGAGACCTGCTCCGTGCTATGAGGAACAAG AAGCACCACTACAGGGAGCTCCCGACTGAGGTACGGCAGGCGCTAGGCCACATCCCTGACAGTTTCGTCCAGTACTTCACAACTCGCTTCCCGCGGCTGCTGCTGCACACGTACGGTGCCATGAGGAGCTGTGCCTCTGAAAGCCTCTTCCTGCCCTACTACCCACCAGCCTCCAGGGCCAAGGAGCCAAGCCCAGGAGCTGCCGGGAGCTGA
- the ERN2 gene encoding serine/threonine-protein kinase/endoribonuclease IRE2 isoform X1 translates to MGCGPWPPLRLGLLLQLAVLLRTPGPQVQTLRPESLLLVSTLDGSLHALNKQTGDLKWTLKDDPIIQGPMYVTETAFLSDPADGSLYVLGTQKQQGLMKLPFTIPELVHASPCRSSDGVFYTGRKQDAWFVVDPESGKTQMTLTTEGPPTPRLYIGRTQFTVTMHDPRAPALRWNITYRRYSAAPMDSLPGKYMSHLTSCGMGLLLTVDPGSGAVLWTQDLGMPVMGIYAWHQDSLRQLPHLTLARDTLHFLALRWGHIRLPASGPQHTATVFSALDTQLLMTLYVGKDETGFYVSKALVHTGVALVPRRLTLAPMDGPTTEEVTLQVSGEREGSPSTAVKYPSGSVTLPSQWLLIGHHEPPPVLHTTMLRVHPTPRSETAENRLSESTQAPALFPELRSLSREKPWNLEPHPEEKTPDLYPGLGPQDLLAASLTAVLLGGWIIFLMRQQQQQLVEKQHPQQPLLAPADPPHISHNAQPLPSGATSQGQKSLPNSPEQAQAVEDPDAERLTVVGKISFNPKDVLGRGAGGTFVFRGQLEGRAVAVKRLLRECFGLVRREVQLLQESDRHPNVLRYFCTEREPQFHYIALELCQASLQEYVENPELERWGLEPVTALQQLMSGLSHLHSLHIVHRDLKPANVLIAGPDGPDGRGRVVLSDFGLCKKLPAGRCSFSLRSGIPGTEGWMAPELLQLLPSDSPTSAVDIFSAGCVFYYVLSGGNHPFGESLYRQANILAGTPSLTHLEEEAHDKVVARNLVEVMLSPLPQARPSAHQVLAHPFFWSRAKQLQFFQDVSDWLEKESEQGALVMALEAGGSTVVRCNWHKHISVPLQTDLRRFRTYKGTSVRDLLRAMRNKKHHYRELPTEVRQALGHIPDSFVQYFTTRFPRLLLHTYGAMRSCASESLFLPYYPPASRAKEPSPGAAGS, encoded by the exons GTCCAGACCCTCAGGCCAGAGAGCCTCCTGCTAGTGTCCACCCTGGATGGAAGTCTCCACGCACTGAACAAGCAGACAGGGGACTTGAAGTGGACGCTGAAGGATG ATCCCATCATCCAAGGGCCAATGTACGTCACCGA GACAGCCTTTCTCTCAGACCCAGCTGATGGCAGTCTGTACGTCTTGGGGACCCAGAAACAACAGGGATTAATG AAGCTACCATTTACCATCCCCGAGCTGGTTCACGCCTCCCCGTGTCGCAGCTCTGACGGCGTCTTCTACACGG GCCGGAAGCAGGATGCCTGGTTTGTGGTGGACCCAGAGTCAGGAAAGACACAGATGACACTGACCACAGAGGGTCCCCCTACCCCCCGCCTCTACATCGGCCGAACAC AGTTCACGGTCACTATGCACGACCCCAGGGCCCCGGCTCTTCGCTGGAACATCACCTACCGCCGCTACTCAGCAGCCCCCATGGACAGCTTGCCCGGGAAAT ATATGAGCCACCTGACATCCTGTGGGATGGGCCTGCTGCTCACCGTGGACCCAGGAAGTGGGGCAGTGCTGTGGACACAGGACTTGGGCATGCCGGTGATGGGAATCTACGCCTGGCACCAGGACAGCCTGCGCCAGCTACCCCATCTCACGCTGGCTCGGGACACCCTGCATTTCCTCGCCCTCCGCTGGGGCCACATCCGACTGCCTGCCTCAGGCCCCCAGCACACGGCTACTGTCTTCTCTGCCTTGGACACTCAACTTCT GATGACACTGTATGTGGGGAAAGATGAGACTGGCTTCTATGTTTCTAAAGCACTCGTTCACACAGGGGTGGCCTTAGTG CCTCGTAGACTGACCCTGGCCCCCATGGATGGCCCCACCACAGAAGAAGTGACACTCCAAGTCTCAGGAGAACGAGAGGGCTCACCTAGCACTGCTGTTAAATACCCCTCAGGCAGTGTGACCCTCCCTAGCCAGTGGCTGCTCATTG GACACCATGAGCCACCCCCAGTCCTGCACACCACCATGCTAAGAGTACATCCCACCCCAAGGAGTGAGACTGCTGAGAACAGACTCTCAGAGAGCACACAGGCCCCAGCCCTCTTCCCAGAG CTCCGGAGCCTGAGCCGTGAGAAACCTTGGAACCTGGAGCCGCATCCTGAAGAGAAAACCCCAGACTTGTATCCAGGGCTGGGACCTCAAGACCTGCTGGCAGCTAGCCTCACTGCTGTCCTTCTGGGAGGGTGGATCATCTTCCTAATGAGGCAG CAACAGCAGCAACTGGTGGAGAAGCAACACCCTCAGCAGCCCCTCCTGGCACCCGCAGATCCTCCTCACATCTCACACAATGCTCAGCCCCTGCCATCAGGGGCCACCTCACAGGGCCAGAAGAGCCTTCCAAATTCCCCAGAGCAAGCCCAGGCAGTTGAAGACCCAGACG CTGAGCGGCTCACCGTGGTGGGCAAGATTTCCTTCAACCCCAAGGACGTGCTGGGCCGCGGGGCAGGCGGGACGTTTGTCTTCCG GGGCCAGCTGGAGGGGCGGGCAGTGGCTGTCAAGCGGCTGCTCCGTGAATGCTTCGGCCTGGTCCGGAGGGAGGTCCAGCTGCTGCAGGAGTCAGACAGGCACCCCAATGTGCTCCGCTACTTTTGTACGGAGCGGGAACCCCAGTTCCACTACATCGCCCTGGAGCTCTGCCAAGCCTCTTTGCAGGAG TACGTGGAAAACCCAGAGCTGGAGCGCTGGGGCCTGGAGCCCGTGACGGCGCTGCAGCAGCTGATGTCCGGCCTGTCCCACCTGCATTCCCTCCACATAG TGCACCGGGACCTGAAGCCGGCCAACGTCCTCATCGCGGGGCCTGACGGGCCTGACGGCCGAGGCAGGGTGGTGCTCTCGGACTTCGGCCTCTGCAAGAAGCTGCCCGCTGGCCGCTGCAGCTTCAGCCTCCGCTCGGGCATCCCCGGCACGGAGGGCTGGATGGCCCCGGAGCTCCTACAGCTCCTGCCCTCCGACAGTCCC ACAAGCGCAGTGGACATCTTCTCTGCGGGCTGTGTGTTCTACTACGTGCTTTCTGGTGGCAACCACCCGTTTGGAGAGAGTCTTTATCGCCAGGCAAACATCCTTGCAGGGACTCCCAGTCTGACTCACCTGGAGGAAGAGGCCCATG ACAAGGTGGTCGCCAGGAACCTGGTTGAGGTCATGCTGAGCCCCCTGCCACAGGCCCGCCCCTCTGCTCACCAGGTGCTTGCCCACCCCTTCTTCTGGAGCAGAGCCAAGCAGCTCCAGTTCTTCCAG GATGTCAGCGACTGGCTGGAGAAGGAGTCCGAGCAAGGGGCCCTGGTGATGGCGCTGGAGGCAGGAGGCTCCACAGTGGTCCGGTGCAACTGGCACAAGCACATCTCTGTACCACTGCAGACAG ATCTGAGAAGGTTCCGGACGTATAAGGGAACGTCAGTGCGAGACCTGCTCCGTGCTATGAGGAACAAG AAGCACCACTACAGGGAGCTCCCGACTGAGGTACGGCAGGCGCTAGGCCACATCCCTGACAGTTTCGTCCAGTACTTCACAACTCGCTTCCCGCGGCTGCTGCTGCACACGTACGGTGCCATGAGGAGCTGTGCCTCTGAAAGCCTCTTCCTGCCCTACTACCCACCAGCCTCCAGGGCCAAGGAGCCAAGCCCAGGAGCTGCCGGGAGCTGA